In a single window of the Neoarius graeffei isolate fNeoGra1 chromosome 28, fNeoGra1.pri, whole genome shotgun sequence genome:
- the LOC132875487 gene encoding uncharacterized protein LOC132875487, producing the protein MSRSTTKRPVKEVSVPQEQGPKRQRSATTLPQQLDGDAYKESISFLVHSPDEASVFQKMKLTFQHRQDLVHDPQRTADVFKTFPCFLDVKGLVNQDFLLLFGAETAAKLLEKWDTSFKPKVIKEAKHLTQSTGLCRLLKTAEKLTENDENDWDSDMASLLLLHLLPPTAGWKRRTKISPSDAADKMVHFHKSCCSIDEHLQERDGKQPYILAVGRIQSRIDTFYIAVDKQLIPCQATSSLSAFDELFKSH; encoded by the exons ATGTCCAGGTCTACAACCAAACGGCCAGTGAAGGAAGTCTCAGTGCCTCAAGAACAAGGGCCAAAGCGCCAAAGATCAGCAACCACACTGCCTCAGCAACTTGACGGAGATGCCTACAAGGAGTCCATTTCATTTCTTGTTCACTCTCCTGATGAAGCAAGTGTATTTCAGAAGATGAAATTGACGTTCCAACATCGCCAGGACCTGGTGCATGACCCACAAAGAACTGCAGATGTCTTCAAAACATTTCCATGCTTTTTGGATGTCAAAGGACTA GTCAATCAAGACTTCCTGCTGCTGTTTGGTGCTGAAACAGCCGCCAAGTTGCTTGAGAAGTGGGACACCTCATTCAAGCCAAAGGTTATCAAAGAGGCCAAACACCTGACTCAGTCAACTGGCCTGTGTCGTCTGCTAAAAACTGCTGAGAAACTCACAGAGAATGATGAAAATG ACTGGGACAGTGACATGGCTTCTCTGCTGCTGCTTcatcttttgccacccacagctgGATGGAAGAGGAGGACCAAAATAAGTCCAAGTGATGCAGCAGACAAAATGGTGCACTTTCACAAG TCATGCTGCAGCATCGATGAACACCTGCAAGAAAGAGATGGTAAACAACCATATATCCTCGCTGTTGGCCGAATCCAGAGCAGGATTGACACCTTCTACATCGCAGTGGACAAACAGCTCATCCCCTGCCAAGCCACCAGCTCACTGAGTGCTTTTGATGAACTTTTCAAATCCCACTAA